From Micromonospora echinospora, one genomic window encodes:
- a CDS encoding carbohydrate ABC transporter permease produces MSTLRRTGRYTLLVLLALVFLTPLLWMVVTSLKTYGDAQKIPPDWLPNPLSGYGYERILTDTANPVLRWFVNSMLAATLHALLVLVTASMAAYALARLRFRGRRVTFALIVGTLFIPPTSLIIPNFVIAERLDWLDTLTVLVVPGAASAFGVFFLRQFFLSIPAELEEAAVLDGANHWQVFTKVLLPLSKPALATLAVLSFLTNWNDFLWPVYVLFSPEKLTVPAGLGLLQGAYVTDYPVIMAGAVLASVPVLILFVLAQRHIIQGVSRSGLKG; encoded by the coding sequence GTGTCGACACTCCGCCGCACCGGGCGCTACACCCTCCTGGTGCTCCTGGCCCTGGTGTTCCTCACCCCGTTGCTCTGGATGGTCGTCACCTCGCTGAAGACCTACGGGGACGCGCAGAAGATCCCGCCGGACTGGCTGCCGAACCCGCTCTCCGGGTACGGCTACGAGCGGATCCTCACCGACACCGCCAACCCGGTGCTGCGCTGGTTCGTCAACAGCATGCTGGCGGCCACGCTGCACGCGCTGCTGGTGCTGGTGACCGCCTCGATGGCCGCGTACGCCCTGGCCCGGCTGCGGTTCCGGGGTCGTAGGGTGACCTTCGCGCTGATCGTGGGGACGCTCTTCATCCCGCCCACCTCGCTGATCATCCCGAACTTCGTGATCGCCGAGCGGCTCGACTGGCTGGACACCCTCACCGTGCTGGTGGTGCCGGGCGCGGCCAGCGCGTTCGGGGTGTTCTTCCTCCGGCAGTTCTTCCTCTCCATCCCGGCGGAGCTGGAGGAGGCGGCCGTGCTGGACGGCGCGAACCACTGGCAGGTCTTCACGAAGGTGCTGCTGCCGCTGTCGAAGCCGGCCCTGGCCACCCTGGCGGTGCTGTCGTTCCTCACCAACTGGAACGACTTCCTCTGGCCGGTCTACGTGCTGTTCAGCCCGGAGAAGCTGACCGTGCCGGCGGGCCTGGGCCTGCTCCAGGGCGCGTACGTCACCGACTACCCGGTGATCATGGCCGGCGCGGTGCTGGCCAGCGTGCCGGTGCTGATCCTCTTCGTGCTGGCCCAGCGGCACATCATCCAGGGTGTGTCCCGCAGCGGGCTCAAGGGATGA
- a CDS encoding carbohydrate ABC transporter permease, giving the protein MAGIGTVGAARGDAPPPAAQRGRQGPDRRGRATTPYLFLAPYLVLFLVFGLAPIVFGLWLSLHQWDLQLPHRPFVGLDNYRDLFSSDSAIYGDWWSSVRATGIFTLFSVPLLVVVPLGLALLLNEKFPGRTFFRAVYFAPYVLGVAVIGLLWRFLLDANLGLVNRLLGAVGLPSDTPWVTDVPWAWVSLVGVTVWWTSGFNAVIYLAGLQDIPPELYEAAKMDGAGAWDRFRNVTLPGLRPVMLFVLTTTILASANVFGQSFLITQGAPGEQTRTVVWRIVDEGLRDNDAGRAAAMSILFALALAVISMVNFRFFRYRED; this is encoded by the coding sequence GTGGCCGGCATCGGCACGGTCGGGGCGGCGCGTGGGGACGCGCCGCCCCCGGCGGCGCAGCGGGGACGCCAGGGGCCGGACCGGCGCGGGCGGGCCACCACCCCGTACCTCTTCCTCGCGCCGTACCTCGTCCTCTTCCTGGTCTTCGGGTTGGCCCCGATCGTGTTCGGGCTCTGGCTGAGCCTGCACCAGTGGGACCTCCAGTTGCCCCACCGGCCCTTCGTCGGGCTGGACAACTACCGGGACCTCTTCTCCAGCGACTCGGCGATCTACGGGGACTGGTGGTCCAGCGTCCGGGCCACCGGCATCTTCACCCTCTTCTCGGTACCGCTGCTGGTGGTCGTCCCGCTCGGGTTGGCGCTGCTGCTCAACGAGAAGTTCCCCGGGCGGACGTTCTTCCGGGCGGTCTACTTCGCCCCGTACGTGCTCGGCGTCGCGGTGATCGGCCTGCTCTGGCGCTTCCTGCTCGACGCGAACCTGGGCCTGGTCAACCGGCTGCTCGGCGCGGTCGGGCTACCGTCGGACACGCCCTGGGTGACCGACGTGCCGTGGGCCTGGGTCTCCCTGGTCGGGGTAACCGTCTGGTGGACCTCCGGGTTCAACGCGGTGATCTACCTGGCCGGTCTCCAGGACATCCCACCGGAGCTGTACGAGGCGGCGAAGATGGACGGCGCCGGCGCCTGGGACCGGTTCCGCAACGTCACGCTCCCCGGACTGCGGCCGGTCATGCTCTTCGTGCTGACCACGACGATCCTCGCCTCGGCCAACGTCTTCGGCCAGTCCTTCCTGATCACGCAGGGCGCGCCGGGCGAGCAGACCCGGACGGTGGTTTGGCGGATCGTCGACGAGGGGCTGCGGGACAACGACGCGGGTCGGGCCGCCGCGATGAGCATCCTCTTCGCGCTCGCCCTCGCCGTGATCAGCATGGTCAACTTCCGGTTCTTCCGGTACCGGGAAGACTGA
- a CDS encoding ABC transporter substrate-binding protein, which translates to MMRNEMSRRRLLSLGVGLGTAATLALAGCGGDDEESTTASGNGGKDYTGPKVDLKLWNGFTGGDGEIFKKLVETFNAEHSNIAVAVTTYQWEDYYSKLPGAVSGGAAPDIAVMHMDQLATFAARGVITELDDVAKALELTEADFSPTVWAGGLYNDKRYGIPLDMHPLGFYYNKALMQKAGLDPEKPPTTRDDYTAALTELKKSGVQGFWVSPFQFTGGMTFYSLLHQWGGSLFDADVAKATFNSDPAVEACTWLVDMIKQGHSPANVGQDADYLAFKGGKNAFNWNGIWQVNDLKKSPDVQWGVAPLPQIGSKPAAWANSHNFTIVKQRSTNANKVAGAKVFINWLSQHSLDWAAGGQVPARKAVREDAGFTALTEVNALAPEIDYAAFPPAAPGIGEVLTTFYSSFNEAVLGKKSPKQALDDGVAKADKQLADNRKKYGN; encoded by the coding sequence ATGATGCGCAACGAGATGAGCCGACGGCGTCTGCTCAGCCTCGGTGTCGGGCTCGGCACCGCGGCCACACTCGCCCTGGCCGGCTGCGGTGGCGACGACGAGGAGTCCACCACCGCCTCGGGCAACGGCGGAAAGGACTACACCGGCCCGAAGGTCGACCTGAAGCTGTGGAACGGCTTCACCGGCGGCGACGGCGAGATCTTCAAGAAACTCGTGGAGACGTTCAACGCCGAGCACAGCAACATCGCGGTGGCGGTCACCACCTACCAGTGGGAGGACTACTACAGCAAGCTCCCCGGGGCGGTCTCCGGGGGCGCCGCACCGGACATCGCGGTCATGCACATGGACCAGCTCGCCACCTTCGCCGCCCGGGGCGTCATCACCGAGTTGGACGACGTGGCCAAGGCGCTGGAGCTGACCGAGGCCGACTTCTCCCCGACGGTGTGGGCGGGCGGCCTCTACAACGACAAGCGGTACGGCATCCCGCTGGACATGCACCCGCTCGGCTTCTACTACAACAAGGCCCTGATGCAGAAGGCGGGCCTCGACCCGGAGAAGCCGCCGACCACCCGGGACGACTACACCGCCGCGCTCACCGAGCTGAAGAAGTCCGGCGTGCAGGGCTTCTGGGTCAGCCCGTTCCAGTTCACCGGCGGCATGACCTTCTACTCGCTGCTGCACCAGTGGGGTGGCTCGCTCTTCGACGCCGACGTCGCGAAGGCCACCTTCAACTCCGACCCGGCGGTCGAGGCGTGCACCTGGCTGGTCGACATGATCAAGCAGGGGCACTCCCCCGCCAACGTCGGCCAGGACGCCGACTACCTGGCGTTCAAGGGCGGCAAGAACGCCTTCAACTGGAACGGCATCTGGCAGGTCAACGACCTGAAGAAGAGCCCCGACGTGCAGTGGGGGGTCGCGCCCCTGCCGCAGATCGGCAGCAAGCCGGCGGCCTGGGCCAACTCCCACAACTTCACCATCGTCAAGCAGCGCAGCACCAACGCCAACAAGGTGGCCGGGGCGAAGGTCTTCATCAACTGGCTGAGCCAGCACTCGCTGGACTGGGCCGCTGGCGGCCAGGTGCCGGCCCGCAAGGCGGTCCGCGAGGACGCCGGCTTCACGGCGCTCACCGAGGTGAACGCGCTCGCCCCCGAGATCGACTACGCGGCCTTCCCGCCGGCCGCGCCGGGCATCGGCGAGGTGCTGACCACCTTCTACAGCTCGTTCAACGAGGCGGTGCTCGGCAAGAAGTCACCGAAGCAGGCGCTGGACGACGGCGTCGCGAAGGCCGACAAGCAGCTGGCGGACAACCGCAAGAAGTACGGGAACTGA
- a CDS encoding alpha-N-arabinofuranosidase, with amino-acid sequence MRTAQVTIDPAFAIGASDRRLFGSFVEHMGRCVYGGVFEPGHPGADADGFRADVLELTRELGVSVVRYPGGNFVSGYRWEDGIGPAGDRPRRLDLAWKSIETNAFGLDEFMTWAARAQVEPMMAVNLGTRGVQEACDLLEYTNHPGGTAWSDLRRKHGAEQPYGIRLWCLGNELDGPWQVGHKTADEYGRLAAETARAMKLVDPSISLVACGSSNRGMPTFASWEATVLEHTYEHVDYISAHTYYDPSDGDQASILASAVDMDNFIREVVATADHVAAKLRHSRKLKVSFDEWNVWYQSRLQADLDRRGWVEAPALIEDTFTAVDAVVVGDLLVTLLRHADRVGVACQAQLANVIAPIRTRTGGPAWRQSIFHPFALTARYARGTVLRTEPVSPTYPTARYGDVPVLDTVAVHDEERGELTVFAVNRGSDDLPLEIDLRGLPRPSGRSHLTLAAGEDPTASNTEAEPDRVTPRESTTPTVDGGRCTVRLPAVSWNMLRFATRS; translated from the coding sequence GTGCGGACCGCTCAGGTGACGATCGATCCCGCCTTCGCGATCGGCGCGTCCGACCGCCGACTCTTCGGATCGTTCGTCGAGCACATGGGGCGCTGCGTCTACGGGGGCGTCTTCGAGCCGGGCCACCCCGGGGCCGACGCCGACGGGTTCCGCGCCGACGTCCTGGAACTCACCCGCGAACTCGGCGTCTCGGTGGTCCGCTACCCCGGCGGCAACTTCGTCTCCGGCTACCGCTGGGAGGACGGCATCGGCCCGGCCGGCGACCGGCCGCGCCGGCTCGACCTGGCCTGGAAGAGCATCGAGACCAACGCCTTCGGCCTGGACGAGTTCATGACGTGGGCGGCACGGGCGCAGGTGGAGCCGATGATGGCGGTCAACCTCGGCACCCGTGGCGTCCAGGAGGCCTGCGACCTGCTGGAGTACACCAACCACCCGGGCGGGACCGCATGGTCCGACCTGCGCCGCAAGCACGGCGCGGAGCAGCCGTACGGAATCCGGCTCTGGTGCCTCGGCAACGAGCTGGACGGCCCCTGGCAGGTCGGCCACAAGACCGCCGACGAGTACGGCCGGCTGGCCGCCGAGACCGCCCGCGCGATGAAGCTGGTCGACCCCTCGATCAGCCTGGTCGCCTGCGGCAGCTCCAACCGGGGGATGCCCACCTTCGCCTCCTGGGAGGCGACCGTGCTGGAGCACACCTACGAGCACGTCGACTACATCTCCGCGCACACCTACTACGACCCGTCCGACGGCGACCAGGCCAGCATCCTGGCCTCGGCGGTCGACATGGACAACTTCATCCGCGAGGTGGTCGCCACCGCCGACCACGTGGCGGCCAAGCTGCGCCACTCGCGCAAGCTCAAGGTCTCCTTCGACGAGTGGAACGTCTGGTACCAGTCCCGCCTCCAGGCCGACCTGGACCGGCGCGGATGGGTGGAGGCCCCGGCGCTGATCGAGGACACCTTCACCGCGGTCGACGCGGTGGTCGTCGGCGACCTGCTGGTCACCCTGCTCCGCCACGCCGACCGGGTCGGCGTGGCCTGCCAGGCGCAGTTGGCCAACGTGATCGCCCCGATCCGGACCCGCACCGGCGGCCCGGCCTGGCGGCAGAGCATCTTCCACCCGTTCGCGCTCACCGCCCGGTACGCCCGCGGCACGGTGCTGCGTACCGAACCGGTCTCCCCGACCTACCCCACCGCCCGCTACGGCGACGTGCCCGTGCTGGACACCGTGGCGGTGCACGACGAGGAGCGGGGCGAGCTGACCGTCTTCGCGGTCAACCGGGGCAGCGACGACCTGCCGCTGGAGATCGACCTGCGCGGCCTGCCCCGGCCCTCCGGCCGATCCCACCTGACCCTCGCCGCCGGGGAGGACCCGACGGCGAGCAACACCGAGGCCGAGCCCGACCGGGTCACGCCCCGCGAGAGCACCACCCCCACCGTCGACGGCGGCCGGTGCACCGTACGCCTGCCCGCCGTCTCCTGGAACATGCTGCGCTTCGCCACCCGGTCCTGA
- a CDS encoding LacI family DNA-binding transcriptional regulator, with product MRHRLKDVAERAGVSVKTVSNVVNGYQHVRPATRARVEQAIAELNYRPNLSARNLRKGRTGVIALAVPELDIPYFAELARHVVVAAAEQGWTVLIDQTGGSREQERVAASGIGDHLIDGLIFSPLALTAEDLTGLDGTPMVLLGERVDHGPADHVMIDNVAAARQITAHLAGLGRRRIAAIGAQRTAEGASARLRLAGYRAALTDAGIGYDERLVAPAPVWHRADGAAAMRDLLASGERPDAVFCFNDTLALGALRVLHEYGLRAPEDVAVAGFDDIEDGRFSIPTLSTIAPDKERIGRLAVELLVGRIEGDRDAPPRTLTAPYRLELRESTLGR from the coding sequence GTGCGGCACAGGCTCAAGGACGTGGCCGAGAGGGCCGGGGTGTCCGTCAAGACCGTATCGAACGTCGTGAACGGATACCAGCATGTCCGACCAGCCACCCGGGCGCGAGTCGAACAGGCGATCGCGGAGCTGAACTACCGGCCGAACCTCTCCGCCCGCAACCTGCGCAAGGGGCGTACCGGCGTGATCGCCCTCGCCGTGCCCGAGCTGGACATCCCGTACTTCGCCGAGCTGGCCCGGCACGTCGTGGTCGCCGCCGCCGAGCAGGGCTGGACGGTGCTGATCGACCAGACCGGCGGCAGCCGGGAGCAGGAACGGGTGGCCGCCAGCGGCATCGGCGACCACCTCATCGACGGGTTGATCTTCAGCCCGTTGGCGCTCACCGCCGAGGACCTGACCGGCCTGGACGGCACCCCGATGGTGCTGCTCGGTGAACGGGTCGACCACGGGCCGGCGGACCACGTGATGATCGACAACGTGGCCGCCGCCCGGCAGATCACCGCCCATCTGGCGGGCCTCGGCCGCCGCCGGATCGCCGCGATCGGCGCACAGCGCACCGCCGAGGGGGCCAGCGCCCGGCTGCGCCTCGCCGGCTACCGGGCCGCCCTCACCGACGCCGGCATCGGGTACGACGAGCGCCTGGTCGCCCCCGCGCCGGTGTGGCACCGCGCGGACGGGGCCGCCGCCATGCGCGACCTGCTCGCCTCCGGGGAGCGCCCCGACGCGGTCTTCTGTTTCAACGACACGCTCGCCCTGGGCGCGCTGCGCGTCCTGCATGAGTACGGCCTGCGGGCGCCCGAGGACGTCGCGGTCGCCGGCTTCGACGACATCGAGGACGGGCGGTTCTCCATCCCCACCCTGAGCACCATCGCGCCGGACAAGGAGCGCATCGGCCGGCTCGCGGTGGAGCTGCTGGTCGGCCGGATCGAGGGCGACCGGGACGCCCCGCCCCGGACCCTTACCGCGCCGTACCGTCTCGAACTCCGCGAGAGCACCCTCGGCCGCTGA
- a CDS encoding methyltransferase domain-containing protein, giving the protein MVALAQAPPSADRLRAIDVFLTGAWTDQARHDDRLRDLAVDVGFDRGVAHLTGEVPTAADLRLVRERVGRLAGVFGVWSRVAVAGRAPVVVDLGCGGTKQYPGNLGLDILPAPGVDAVADLSGSLPLADDSVDVLFAVHILEHMVDFLPLVDEAHRVLRPGGVLHVMSPWWRHVNAVADPTHVRLLDVQTIKGICGQRPPGTPRWYPLHVGCDGASIFADLTPLAADDPGPEPSHLARFFD; this is encoded by the coding sequence ATGGTCGCGCTGGCGCAGGCACCGCCCTCGGCCGACCGGCTGAGGGCGATCGACGTCTTTCTCACCGGAGCGTGGACGGACCAGGCCCGACACGACGACCGCCTGCGCGACCTGGCGGTCGACGTGGGATTCGACCGGGGCGTGGCCCACCTGACCGGCGAGGTGCCCACGGCGGCGGACCTGCGTCTGGTGCGGGAACGGGTCGGCCGGCTCGCCGGGGTGTTCGGGGTCTGGTCGCGGGTGGCCGTCGCCGGCCGGGCACCGGTCGTCGTGGACCTGGGCTGCGGCGGCACGAAGCAGTACCCGGGCAACCTCGGGCTGGACATCCTCCCCGCCCCCGGCGTCGACGCGGTGGCGGACCTCTCCGGGTCGCTGCCGCTGGCCGACGACTCGGTCGACGTCCTCTTCGCGGTGCACATCCTGGAGCACATGGTCGACTTCCTGCCGCTGGTGGACGAGGCCCACCGGGTGCTCCGGCCGGGCGGCGTCCTGCACGTGATGAGCCCCTGGTGGCGGCACGTGAACGCGGTCGCCGACCCGACCCACGTCCGGCTGCTCGACGTCCAGACGATCAAGGGGATCTGTGGGCAGCGCCCGCCCGGTACGCCGCGCTGGTACCCGCTGCACGTCGGCTGCGACGGCGCGTCGATCTTCGCGGACCTGACGCCGCTCGCCGCCGACGACCCGGGCCCCGAGCCGTCCCACCTGGCCCGCTTCTTCGACTGA
- a CDS encoding ABC-F family ATP-binding cassette domain-containing protein yields MSATMIVKDLSAGHGDRLLFTGLDLVVAPGDVIGLVGANGAGKSTLLRTLAGLQPVEAGGVTLSPPTANVGHLPQEPERRPGESVGDFLARRTGVTAAQAALDAATEALTAGAAGADDAYAEALERWLALGGADLPERAEQVAADLGLGVDLDHPMTGLSGGQAARAGLASLLLSRYDVFLLDEPTNDLDLAGLAKLEEFVTGLRAGTVLVSHDREFLTRTVTGILELDLHQQQVRHYGGGYAAYLEEREVARRHARAEYEEYAETRAGLEERARTQRGWMDKGVRNARRKATDNDKIGRKFRSESSEKQAAKARQTERLIERLEVVEEPRKEWELRMEIAAAPRAGAVVAALRDAVVRRGGFTLGPVTLQIDWADRVAVTGANGSGKSTLLAALLGRVPLDSGHASLGPGVVVGEVDQARGLFVGDAPLLDAFRAAVPEMSPADARTLLAKFGLRADHVLRPAATLSPGERTRAALALLQGRGVNLLVLDEPTNHLDLPAIEQLESALASYPGTLLLVTHDRRMLEAIETNRRLHVDDGRIAEL; encoded by the coding sequence ATGAGCGCCACGATGATCGTCAAGGACCTCTCCGCCGGGCACGGCGACCGGTTGCTCTTCACCGGACTCGACCTGGTGGTGGCCCCCGGGGACGTGATCGGCCTGGTCGGGGCGAACGGGGCCGGCAAGTCGACGCTGCTGCGTACCCTCGCCGGGTTGCAGCCCGTGGAAGCCGGCGGCGTCACGCTGAGCCCGCCCACCGCGAACGTCGGCCACCTGCCGCAGGAGCCGGAACGTCGCCCCGGCGAGTCGGTGGGCGATTTCCTGGCCCGCCGGACGGGGGTGACGGCGGCGCAGGCCGCGCTGGACGCGGCGACCGAGGCGCTGACCGCCGGGGCCGCCGGCGCCGACGACGCCTACGCCGAGGCGCTGGAGCGGTGGCTCGCCCTCGGCGGGGCCGACCTGCCGGAACGCGCCGAACAGGTGGCCGCCGACCTGGGCCTCGGCGTCGACCTGGACCATCCGATGACCGGGCTCTCCGGCGGGCAGGCGGCCCGCGCCGGGCTGGCCTCGCTGCTGCTCAGCCGGTACGACGTCTTCCTGCTCGACGAGCCGACCAACGACCTCGACCTGGCCGGACTGGCGAAGCTGGAGGAGTTCGTCACCGGGCTGCGGGCCGGCACGGTGCTGGTCAGCCACGACCGCGAGTTCCTGACCCGCACGGTCACCGGGATCCTGGAGCTGGACCTGCACCAGCAGCAGGTCCGGCACTACGGCGGTGGCTACGCCGCGTACCTGGAGGAGCGCGAGGTGGCCCGTCGGCACGCCCGCGCCGAGTACGAGGAGTACGCCGAGACCCGCGCCGGGCTGGAGGAACGGGCCCGCACCCAGCGGGGCTGGATGGACAAGGGCGTGCGCAACGCCCGGCGCAAGGCGACCGACAACGACAAGATCGGCCGGAAGTTCCGGTCCGAGTCCTCCGAAAAGCAGGCGGCGAAGGCCCGGCAGACGGAGCGGCTGATCGAGCGGCTGGAGGTGGTCGAGGAGCCGCGCAAGGAGTGGGAGCTGCGGATGGAGATCGCCGCCGCGCCCCGTGCCGGGGCCGTCGTGGCCGCGCTCCGCGACGCCGTGGTACGCCGGGGCGGTTTCACGCTCGGCCCGGTGACCCTCCAGATCGACTGGGCCGACCGGGTGGCGGTGACCGGGGCGAACGGGTCGGGCAAGTCGACCCTGCTGGCGGCGCTGCTCGGCCGGGTGCCGCTGGATTCCGGGCACGCCTCGCTCGGGCCGGGGGTGGTGGTCGGTGAGGTCGACCAGGCCCGGGGGCTCTTCGTCGGCGACGCGCCGCTGCTGGACGCGTTCCGGGCCGCCGTACCGGAGATGTCGCCGGCGGACGCGCGGACCCTGCTGGCCAAGTTCGGCCTGCGCGCCGACCACGTGCTGCGGCCGGCGGCGACCCTCTCCCCCGGCGAGCGGACCCGGGCGGCGCTCGCGCTGCTCCAGGGGCGCGGGGTGAACCTGCTCGTGCTGGACGAGCCGACCAACCACCTGGACCTGCCCGCGATCGAGCAGTTGGAGTCGGCGTTGGCGAGTTACCCCGGCACGCTGCTACTGGTCACCCACGACCGGCGGATGCTGGAGGCGATCGAGACCAACCGGCGGCTGCACGTCGACGACGGACGGATCGCCGAGCTCTGA
- a CDS encoding ROK family protein has protein sequence MVTTLAIDCGGGGIKGTVLDEAGTMRARPLRVPTPYPLPPSLFVKTLLDLAGRLPTADRLTVGLPGMLRHGVVVATPHYVTRSGPRSRVDPGLLAEWTGYDARTALADAFGVPALVLNDAEVHGAGVVAGSGCELVLTLGTGLGCALFDGGVLAPHLELSQAPVRWGMTYDTYVGEPERRRLGDGFWSRRVRQVVEGLRPVFRWDRLYLGGGNSRLIRPEQLARMGEDVVVVPNTAALVGGVRAWQLTPPVSVDGRPGG, from the coding sequence GTGGTGACCACGTTGGCGATCGACTGCGGTGGCGGCGGCATCAAAGGGACGGTGCTCGACGAGGCGGGGACGATGCGCGCCCGGCCGTTGCGGGTGCCCACGCCGTACCCGCTGCCGCCGAGCCTCTTCGTCAAGACGCTGCTGGACCTCGCCGGGCGGCTGCCCACCGCCGACCGGCTGACCGTGGGTCTGCCCGGGATGCTCCGGCACGGGGTGGTGGTGGCCACCCCGCACTACGTCACCCGGTCTGGGCCACGCTCCCGGGTCGATCCGGGACTGCTCGCCGAGTGGACCGGGTACGACGCGCGTACCGCGCTCGCCGACGCCTTCGGCGTGCCGGCGCTGGTGCTCAACGACGCCGAGGTGCACGGTGCCGGGGTGGTCGCCGGCAGCGGCTGCGAGCTGGTGCTGACCCTCGGCACCGGGCTCGGCTGCGCCCTCTTCGACGGCGGGGTGCTCGCCCCGCACCTGGAACTGTCCCAGGCGCCGGTGCGCTGGGGGATGACCTACGACACCTACGTCGGCGAGCCGGAGCGCCGCCGGCTGGGCGACGGCTTCTGGTCCCGCCGGGTCCGGCAGGTGGTCGAGGGGCTGCGGCCGGTGTTCCGCTGGGACCGGCTCTACCTGGGCGGCGGCAACTCCCGACTGATCCGGCCGGAGCAGCTCGCGCGGATGGGTGAGGACGTGGTGGTGGTGCCGAACACCGCCGCGCTGGTCGGTGGGGTCCGGGCCTGGCAGCTCACTCCGCCGGTGTCCGTCGACGGGCGTCCGGGCGGCTGA
- a CDS encoding tetratricopeptide repeat protein: MDFLAEYRRAAMFFEAGDPTGAARLLEPIVAAEPGNASVRQLLARAYFQSAQLGRAEEQLRVLVDQDPSDHYAHHVLGRTLERLNRPVDALRHLRIAAAMHSANDDYRKALQRVETRVGSPR, from the coding sequence ATGGACTTCCTGGCGGAGTACCGACGGGCGGCGATGTTCTTCGAGGCCGGGGACCCGACCGGAGCGGCCCGGCTGTTGGAGCCGATCGTGGCGGCCGAGCCCGGCAACGCCTCGGTGCGGCAGCTGCTGGCGCGCGCGTACTTCCAGTCGGCCCAGCTCGGCCGGGCCGAGGAGCAGCTGCGGGTGCTGGTCGACCAGGACCCGAGCGACCACTACGCGCACCACGTGCTGGGCCGGACGCTGGAGCGGCTGAACCGTCCGGTCGACGCGCTGCGGCACCTGCGTATCGCCGCCGCGATGCACTCGGCGAACGACGACTACCGCAAGGCCCTGCAACGGGTCGAGACCCGGGTCGGCAGCCCGCGCTGA
- a CDS encoding Smr/MutS family protein, translating into MKLKLDLHDIFNKGHDIDRALRGIMDEAVAKKATLVEIIPGKGSGQLKKRVLRFLDQKDVKQLYHRVEKDSKNFGRLFVHFRWK; encoded by the coding sequence ATGAAACTCAAGCTGGACCTGCACGACATCTTCAACAAGGGCCACGACATCGACCGGGCGCTGCGCGGGATCATGGACGAGGCGGTGGCGAAGAAGGCCACCCTGGTCGAGATCATTCCCGGCAAGGGCTCCGGCCAGCTCAAGAAGCGGGTGCTGCGGTTCCTCGACCAGAAGGACGTCAAACAGCTCTACCACCGGGTCGAGAAGGACTCCAAGAACTTCGGTCGCCTCTTCGTCCACTTCCGCTGGAAGTAG
- a CDS encoding DUF4386 domain-containing protein has translation MDPLRRTTLVAGGFYVLTFASIPTLALYDPVRDADYVVGTTPETPVVIGGVLEVIVALACIGTAVVLYPVLKRQGETRALGFVTARVLEAACIFVGVGSLLTVVALRRAEAGADALVTGQALVAFYDSVFLLSQGFIPAVNALLLGSLLYQSRLVPRVLPVLGLVGAPLLVVSDAGILFGLWDRLSPVVAVAAIPIAVWEFSLGVYLIAKGFRPSPVTAGMVAVGAR, from the coding sequence GTGGACCCACTGAGGAGGACCACGCTGGTCGCGGGCGGGTTCTACGTGCTCACCTTTGCCTCGATTCCGACCCTCGCCCTGTACGATCCGGTGCGCGACGCGGACTACGTCGTCGGCACCACGCCGGAAACCCCGGTCGTCATCGGTGGCGTCCTTGAAGTGATCGTCGCCCTCGCCTGCATCGGCACCGCCGTCGTGCTGTACCCGGTGCTCAAGCGGCAGGGCGAAACCCGCGCGCTGGGCTTCGTCACCGCCCGGGTCCTCGAAGCCGCCTGCATCTTCGTCGGCGTCGGGAGCCTCCTGACGGTCGTGGCCCTGCGGCGGGCCGAAGCCGGAGCAGACGCGCTGGTCACCGGCCAGGCGCTGGTCGCCTTCTACGACTCGGTCTTCCTGCTCAGCCAAGGCTTCATTCCGGCCGTCAACGCCCTGCTGCTGGGTTCCCTGCTGTACCAGTCACGCCTGGTGCCGCGGGTTCTTCCCGTGCTCGGGCTCGTCGGGGCGCCCCTGCTCGTCGTTTCCGACGCCGGCATACTGTTCGGCCTCTGGGACCGGCTGTCGCCGGTGGTGGCGGTCGCGGCCATCCCCATCGCCGTGTGGGAGTTCTCGTTGGGCGTCTACCTGATCGCCAAGGGCTTCCGGCCCTCCCCGGTCACCGCAGGAATGGTCGCCGTCGGCGCCCGGTAG
- a CDS encoding type II toxin-antitoxin system HicB family antitoxin, with product MKPVADPEVTHYTYRITWSAQDNEFVATCAEFASLSWLASSQVEALKGLQDLLREVIADMEQQGEDVPQPFADRSYSGKFNVRVGESLHRELATHAAEDGLSLNQYVVRKLTAA from the coding sequence ATGAAGCCAGTCGCTGATCCCGAGGTGACCCACTACACCTACCGCATCACGTGGTCAGCCCAGGACAACGAGTTCGTCGCCACCTGCGCGGAATTCGCGTCCCTTTCCTGGCTGGCTTCCTCTCAGGTCGAGGCTCTGAAGGGACTCCAAGACCTACTACGCGAAGTGATCGCGGACATGGAGCAACAGGGCGAGGACGTGCCGCAGCCGTTCGCCGACCGTAGCTACTCGGGCAAGTTCAACGTTCGTGTGGGGGAAAGCCTGCACCGCGAGCTGGCAACCCACGCCGCCGAGGACGGGCTGAGCCTCAACCAGTACGTGGTACGGAAGCTGACGGCAGCCTGA